A genome region from Aurantiacibacter sp. MUD61 includes the following:
- a CDS encoding prolyl oligopeptidase family serine peptidase, whose product MTRNLFAAAAAIAIIAPAASAQDLTVGEYPETRQGDVVETIFGEEVADPYRWLEDDVRNNEEVADWVERQNALTDSYLELLPAREWFSERIGELFDYERFGIPTARGDRYFYTRNSGLQNQSPLYVQDGLTGERRVLIDPNEWADDGATALAGWVPSPDGSKLLYSVQDGGSDWRIVRVLDVETGEHIGGEIRWVKFSGLSWVGEEGFVYSRFPEPEEGEDFQALNLNQSVYYHALGTDQAADQLVYATPDAPEQNNFAGTSDDGRWMTILSSTGTDSRYEVNLVDLDARDEDGWRIIPLVEGFDHSWDQIGNVGSTLYFTTNHEAPLYRIVSIDMDNPQAGWTEIVAERDQPIAGASMVGDHLVVEYLEDASSSAYVMTLEGELVREIEFAGLGSAGGFGGNADSNETFYSFSSFNRPGTIYRYDVATGENTIFAAPEVGFDPEDFVVEQRFYESLDGTRVPMFIVRRADVAASGEAVPTLLYGYGGFDISLTPGFSPSRLAWVEAGGAFVMANIRGGGEYGRAWHDGGRRANKQNVFDDFISAGEFLISEGVTPEDGLAIQGGSNGGLLVGAVANQRPDLFAAGNAAVGVMDMLRFDQFTAGRYWVDDYGYPDREEDWRILRAYSPYHNIQPDTDYPALLVTTADTDDRVVPGHSFKYTAALQAENLGERPQLIRIETRAGHGSGKPTDKAIEEASDIAAFLAYWTGLNPQDETVQESD is encoded by the coding sequence ATGACTCGCAATCTCTTCGCCGCTGCTGCGGCCATCGCCATCATTGCCCCCGCCGCTAGCGCGCAGGATTTGACCGTGGGCGAATATCCCGAAACCCGACAGGGCGATGTGGTCGAGACGATCTTTGGCGAGGAAGTGGCCGATCCCTATCGCTGGCTTGAAGATGATGTGCGCAACAATGAAGAGGTCGCCGATTGGGTCGAGCGGCAGAATGCGCTGACCGATAGCTATCTCGAACTGCTCCCGGCGCGCGAGTGGTTTTCCGAGCGGATCGGTGAGCTGTTCGATTACGAACGCTTCGGCATTCCAACGGCGCGCGGCGACCGCTATTTCTACACCCGCAATTCCGGCCTGCAGAACCAGTCCCCGCTTTATGTGCAGGACGGTCTCACGGGGGAGCGCCGGGTGCTGATCGATCCCAATGAATGGGCTGATGATGGCGCGACTGCTCTGGCAGGCTGGGTGCCGTCTCCCGATGGATCCAAGTTGCTTTACAGCGTGCAGGATGGCGGCAGCGATTGGCGCATCGTCCGCGTGCTCGATGTCGAGACCGGTGAGCACATCGGCGGCGAAATCCGCTGGGTGAAATTCTCCGGCCTTAGCTGGGTGGGTGAGGAAGGCTTCGTCTATTCCCGCTTCCCGGAGCCAGAAGAAGGCGAGGATTTCCAAGCGCTCAACCTCAATCAGTCGGTCTATTATCACGCGCTCGGCACCGACCAGGCGGCAGACCAACTCGTTTATGCGACGCCGGATGCGCCCGAGCAGAACAATTTTGCTGGCACAAGCGACGATGGCCGCTGGATGACCATCCTCTCTTCCACCGGCACGGACTCACGCTATGAGGTCAACCTCGTGGATCTCGATGCGCGTGACGAGGATGGCTGGCGGATCATCCCGCTGGTCGAAGGGTTTGATCACAGCTGGGACCAGATCGGCAATGTCGGCTCCACGCTCTATTTTACCACCAATCACGAAGCGCCGCTCTACCGCATCGTCTCGATCGATATGGACAATCCGCAGGCGGGTTGGACCGAGATCGTTGCCGAACGCGATCAGCCGATCGCAGGCGCGAGCATGGTGGGTGATCACCTCGTCGTCGAATATCTCGAAGATGCGAGCTCCAGCGCATACGTCATGACGCTGGAGGGAGAACTGGTGCGCGAGATCGAATTTGCAGGCCTCGGCAGCGCAGGCGGCTTCGGTGGCAACGCCGACAGCAATGAGACCTTCTACAGCTTCTCCAGCTTCAATCGTCCCGGCACGATTTACCGCTATGATGTGGCGACTGGTGAAAACACCATCTTCGCCGCGCCGGAAGTCGGCTTCGATCCGGAAGACTTTGTCGTCGAGCAGCGCTTCTACGAAAGCCTCGACGGCACGCGCGTGCCGATGTTCATCGTGCGCCGCGCCGATGTGGCTGCCAGCGGGGAAGCAGTGCCGACGTTGCTATATGGCTATGGCGGCTTCGACATTTCGCTCACGCCCGGTTTCTCACCTTCGCGCCTTGCATGGGTTGAGGCAGGCGGCGCGTTCGTGATGGCGAATATCCGTGGCGGCGGCGAATATGGCCGCGCATGGCACGATGGCGGTCGCCGCGCGAACAAGCAGAACGTGTTCGATGATTTCATCTCTGCGGGCGAATTCCTGATTTCCGAAGGTGTCACGCCGGAAGATGGCCTTGCCATTCAGGGCGGCTCCAACGGCGGTCTGTTGGTGGGCGCGGTTGCGAACCAGCGTCCGGACCTTTTCGCTGCCGGGAATGCTGCGGTGGGCGTGATGGACATGCTGCGCTTCGACCAGTTCACTGCTGGCCGCTATTGGGTAGACGACTATGGCTATCCCGACCGCGAGGAAGACTGGCGCATCCTGCGGGCCTATTCGCCCTATCACAACATCCAGCCCGATACGGACTATCCGGCGCTGCTGGTGACGACGGCTGATACCGATGACCGTGTGGTGCCTGGCCACTCGTTCAAATACACCGCAGCCTTGCAGGCAGAGAACCTCGGCGAGCGCCCGCAATTGATCCGTATCGAGACCCGTGCGGGCCATGGTTCGGGCAAACCGACCGATAAGGCCATCGAGGAAGCATCTGATATTGCAGCATTCCTTGCCTATTGGACAGGGCTCAATCCGCAGGATGAGACTGTTCAGGAAAGCGACTAG
- a CDS encoding serine hydrolase domain-containing protein codes for MIRTTILTAAALSLAVPAAAQSQAELDVRYDRALAAGYKAMFLCSAIANAERNGATRTPESVMEWELTGIQSPLNEIVRELPYEINRHEGGSLNSVSVTWAEDMPPRTADSHVTGGCSIRPIGMEERDASIRVAAYEREIPAWSVNDNALDVSLQSEIQNNVFGEVYGSDARTTAFLILHGNQILLERYAPDFGPAVPQRTWSVAKSIAATVVGVAAHRGNTDMSASAGIGFGEDDPRRAITIDHLLRMASGRYSDTPGNRTDPIYFGGATVDERAANWPLVATPGSQFRYANNDTLMAIAALDETSRNRIPATLLWLNMPHTVAETDWRGNYILSSQVWSTARDLARLGQLHLDDGVLPDGTRILPEGWVEYVSSPAGPQPGGSRGWGYGAGWWLLNQSEGIPADTFMAAGNRGQYIVVVPSRDIVIVRRGEDPAGGSGFDIEAFTRDVLAALDE; via the coding sequence ATGATCCGGACTACTATTCTGACAGCCGCTGCGCTGTCGCTCGCCGTTCCTGCCGCCGCGCAATCGCAAGCCGAACTCGACGTAAGATACGACCGCGCCCTGGCTGCGGGATACAAAGCGATGTTCTTGTGCAGCGCGATTGCTAATGCGGAGCGGAATGGGGCAACCCGCACACCGGAAAGCGTGATGGAGTGGGAGCTTACGGGCATACAGTCGCCGCTCAATGAAATAGTCCGGGAGCTGCCCTACGAAATAAACCGGCACGAGGGTGGAAGCTTAAATTCAGTCAGTGTCACATGGGCAGAAGACATGCCACCGCGAACAGCTGATTCGCATGTGACGGGTGGCTGTTCGATCCGACCTATAGGCATGGAAGAGCGCGACGCATCCATCCGTGTAGCTGCCTATGAACGCGAAATCCCCGCTTGGTCCGTGAATGACAATGCTTTGGACGTCTCACTTCAGTCGGAGATTCAGAACAATGTTTTTGGAGAGGTCTACGGGAGTGACGCTCGCACCACCGCTTTTTTGATCCTTCATGGAAATCAAATCTTGCTTGAACGTTATGCGCCCGATTTCGGACCTGCGGTCCCGCAAAGAACGTGGTCGGTTGCAAAGAGCATCGCAGCAACGGTTGTTGGTGTTGCGGCTCATCGCGGCAATACCGACATGTCGGCTTCGGCTGGAATAGGTTTCGGAGAGGACGATCCAAGACGCGCAATCACGATCGATCATCTGTTGAGGATGGCGTCGGGGAGATACTCCGACACTCCGGGTAACCGCACTGATCCAATCTATTTCGGCGGAGCCACGGTAGACGAACGCGCCGCAAATTGGCCCCTTGTAGCCACCCCTGGCTCGCAGTTTCGCTACGCAAACAATGATACGCTAATGGCTATCGCCGCTTTGGATGAGACAAGCCGTAACCGGATACCGGCCACTTTGCTCTGGCTCAATATGCCGCATACAGTCGCCGAGACCGACTGGCGGGGTAATTACATCCTTTCCAGCCAAGTATGGTCCACTGCGCGCGATCTTGCGCGGCTCGGCCAACTTCATCTCGATGACGGCGTCCTTCCCGATGGCACGCGCATCCTTCCCGAAGGCTGGGTCGAGTATGTCTCCAGCCCCGCAGGCCCGCAGCCGGGTGGCTCGCGTGGCTGGGGTTATGGCGCGGGCTGGTGGCTGCTCAACCAGAGCGAAGGCATTCCCGCTGACACTTTCATGGCGGCGGGCAATCGCGGGCAATATATCGTTGTCGTGCCGAGCCGCGACATCGTGATCGTACGACGCGGGGAAGACCCTGCTGGCGGCTCCGGCTTCGATATCGAAGCCTTTACGCGCGATGTGCTTGCAGCGCTCGACGAGTAA
- the rplQ gene encoding 50S ribosomal protein L17, translating to MRHGISGRKLSRKSQHRTAMFRNMAAALIKHEQILTTTAKAKEIRPYVEKLITLAKRGGLSNRRLAAARLMDDAQLTKLFDVLAERYKDRDGGYTRIIKAGYRASDAAAIAYIELVDRDEDAKGQDSGPVMTEDDFEDA from the coding sequence ATGCGTCACGGTATTTCCGGCCGTAAGCTCAGCCGCAAGTCTCAGCACCGTACCGCCATGTTCCGCAACATGGCTGCCGCGCTGATCAAGCACGAGCAGATTCTCACCACGACTGCCAAGGCGAAGGAAATTCGCCCCTATGTCGAAAAGCTGATCACGCTCGCAAAGCGTGGCGGCCTGTCGAACCGTCGCCTTGCGGCCGCTCGCCTAATGGACGATGCGCAGCTGACCAAGCTGTTCGACGTTCTGGCAGAGCGTTACAAGGATCGTGATGGCGGCTACACCCGCATCATCAAGGCTGGCTACCGCGCATCCGACGCCGCAGCCATCGCCTATATCGAACTCGTCGACCGTGACGAGGACGCCAAGGGCCAGGACAGCGGCCCGGTGATGACCGAGGACGATTTCGAAGACGCGTAA
- a CDS encoding DNA-directed RNA polymerase subunit alpha: MSVNTKNWQELKKPNTLEIKEGNDKKRKATFVAEPLERGYGLTLGNALRRVLLSSLQGAAITSIKIENVLHEFSSLAGVREDVTDIVLNVKQIALKMEGEGPKRLQLSATGPAEVKAGDIAVSGDIEVLNKDLVICHLDEGATLNMELTADTGKGYAPAVANRPADAPIGLIPVDSLYSPIKQVSYKVENARVGQELDFDKLNLTIETDGTITPEDAIAYAARILQDQLTLFVHFEDGIPQPQSAMIGVAAEPQESDTNQLNRYLLKKVDELELSVRSANCLKNDNIIYIGDLVQKTEAEMLRTPNFGRKSLNEIKEVLSSMGLRLGMDIPGWPPENIEEMAKKLEQELLG, encoded by the coding sequence ATGTCCGTCAATACGAAGAACTGGCAGGAACTGAAGAAGCCCAACACGCTCGAAATCAAGGAAGGTAACGACAAGAAGCGTAAAGCTACTTTCGTTGCTGAGCCGCTTGAGCGTGGTTATGGCCTGACACTCGGCAACGCCCTGCGCCGTGTGCTCCTGTCCAGCCTTCAGGGTGCCGCGATTACCTCGATCAAGATCGAAAACGTCCTGCACGAGTTCAGCTCGCTTGCCGGTGTGCGTGAAGACGTCACCGACATCGTCCTGAACGTGAAGCAGATCGCTCTCAAGATGGAAGGCGAAGGCCCGAAGCGCCTGCAGCTTTCCGCAACCGGCCCGGCTGAAGTCAAGGCCGGCGACATCGCCGTTTCGGGTGACATCGAAGTCCTCAACAAGGACCTCGTGATCTGCCACCTCGACGAAGGCGCGACGCTCAACATGGAGCTGACCGCCGACACCGGTAAGGGTTATGCCCCGGCAGTTGCCAACCGTCCGGCTGATGCTCCCATCGGCCTGATCCCGGTCGACAGCCTGTATTCGCCGATCAAGCAGGTCAGCTACAAGGTTGAGAACGCCCGCGTTGGCCAGGAACTCGACTTCGACAAGCTGAACCTGACCATCGAGACCGACGGCACCATCACCCCTGAAGATGCGATCGCCTATGCCGCGCGCATCCTGCAGGACCAGTTGACGCTGTTCGTCCACTTCGAAGACGGCATTCCGCAGCCGCAGAGCGCCATGATCGGCGTTGCTGCAGAGCCGCAGGAAAGCGACACCAACCAGCTCAACCGCTACCTTCTCAAGAAGGTGGACGAGCTGGAACTGTCGGTGCGTTCGGCCAACTGCCTCAAGAACGACAACATCATCTACATCGGCGACCTGGTCCAGAAGACCGAAGCCGAGATGCTGCGTACGCCGAACTTCGGCCGCAAGTCGCTCAACGAGATCAAGGAAGTTCTCTCCAGCATGGGTCTGCGCCTCGGCATGGATATCCCGGGCTGGCCGCCTGAGAACATCGAAGAAATGGCCAAGAAGCTCGAACAGGAACTTCTGGGTTAA
- the rpsK gene encoding 30S ribosomal protein S11 yields MAREPGRVRRRDKKNISSGVAHVNASFNNTMITITDAQGNAISWSSAGMMGFKGSRKSTPYAAQVAADDAGKKAAEHGVRTLEVEIKGPGSGRESALRALQAVGFTITSIRDVTPIPHNGVRPSKRRRV; encoded by the coding sequence ATGGCACGCGAACCAGGCCGAGTAAGGCGCCGCGACAAAAAGAACATTTCAAGCGGTGTTGCGCACGTCAACGCCAGCTTCAACAACACCATGATCACCATCACCGATGCGCAGGGCAATGCTATTAGCTGGTCCAGCGCAGGCATGATGGGCTTCAAGGGCAGCCGCAAGTCCACTCCGTATGCAGCGCAGGTTGCAGCGGACGATGCCGGCAAGAAAGCCGCCGAACACGGCGTGCGCACCCTCGAAGTCGAAATCAAGGGTCCGGGTTCGGGCCGCGAAAGCGCGCTTCGTGCCCTGCAGGCGGTGGGTTTCACCATCACCTCGATCCGTGACGTGACGCCGATCCCGCACAACGGTGTGCGGCCGTCCAAGCGTCGCCGCGTCTGA
- the rpsM gene encoding 30S ribosomal protein S13 has translation MARIAGVNIPTNKRVIIALTYIHGIGSTSAKKIVDKIGIDHATRVQDLTDAEVLQIRETIDAEFTVEGDLRRDTAMNIKRLMDLRSYRGLRHRNGLPVRGQRTHTNARTRKGKAKPIAGKKK, from the coding sequence GTGGCTCGTATTGCCGGGGTAAACATCCCCACAAATAAGCGTGTGATCATCGCGCTCACCTACATTCACGGAATCGGTTCGACATCTGCGAAGAAGATCGTCGACAAGATCGGTATCGATCACGCCACCCGCGTGCAGGATCTGACCGATGCGGAAGTGCTGCAGATTCGTGAAACCATCGATGCCGAATTCACCGTGGAAGGCGACCTTCGTCGCGACACCGCGATGAACATCAAGCGTCTGATGGACCTGCGGTCCTATCGCGGTCTGCGTCACCGTAACGGTCTTCCCGTTCGCGGTCAGCGTACCCACACCAACGCCCGCACCCGCAAGGGCAAGGCCAAGCCGATCGCCGGCAAGAAGAAGTAA
- a CDS encoding SRPBCC family protein: MYRIGSILAAATFVCAPASASAEIIESEHGGFASRHSVVVPASRADVWRELVHPENWWSHTWSNDAHNLHLDAQAGGCFCESLPPSDGWPAGSVEHMRVVMVMPGTLLRMSGSLGPLQAEGLTGTLTVTLAEEGEGTRITWDYITGGHARFPVEQFGPIVDGVQAEFLGGLVAQLDDETVPDESES, from the coding sequence ATGTATCGTATCGGCTCCATTCTGGCGGCAGCGACTTTTGTGTGCGCGCCTGCCAGCGCATCGGCGGAAATCATCGAAAGCGAACATGGCGGCTTTGCCAGCAGGCATAGCGTCGTCGTCCCAGCGAGCAGGGCGGATGTCTGGCGCGAACTGGTGCACCCGGAAAACTGGTGGAGCCACACCTGGTCGAACGATGCGCATAATCTGCATCTGGACGCGCAGGCAGGTGGTTGCTTTTGTGAGAGCCTGCCGCCGAGCGATGGCTGGCCCGCTGGATCGGTCGAGCATATGCGCGTCGTCATGGTGATGCCCGGCACGCTGCTGCGCATGTCGGGGTCGCTCGGTCCGTTGCAGGCTGAGGGATTGACCGGAACGCTGACGGTCACTCTGGCAGAAGAAGGTGAGGGCACGCGCATCACCTGGGATTATATCACCGGCGGCCACGCACGTTTTCCCGTCGAGCAATTCGGCCCCATCGTGGATGGTGTGCAGGCCGAATTTCTTGGCGGCCTCGTCGCTCAGCTGGATGACGAAACCGTGCCTGACGAAAGCGAAAGTTAA
- a CDS encoding adenylate kinase codes for MNIILLGPPGAGKGTQANLLVENHGMRQLSTGDMLRAAVKAQTPVGLEAKAVMERGELVSDEIVSALIDAELTAMDADTGAIFDGFPRTAPQAAMLEEILAKHNRKLDLVIELVVDEDALVDRVTGRFTCANCGEGYHDRHKQPAVEGVCDKCGSTEFKRRKDDTEETVRTRMKEYRAKTAPILPVYEPRGIVHRVDGMASIDEVTSAIEKVLASA; via the coding sequence ATGAATATTATCCTTCTCGGCCCTCCGGGTGCTGGCAAAGGCACGCAGGCCAACCTGCTCGTTGAAAACCACGGCATGCGCCAGCTCTCCACCGGAGACATGCTGCGCGCCGCCGTCAAAGCGCAAACGCCGGTTGGCCTCGAAGCCAAGGCAGTGATGGAGCGCGGTGAGCTGGTGTCGGACGAAATCGTCTCGGCGCTCATCGATGCCGAGCTGACTGCGATGGATGCCGACACCGGCGCCATTTTCGATGGCTTCCCGCGCACCGCCCCGCAAGCCGCGATGCTGGAAGAAATTCTCGCCAAGCACAATCGCAAGCTCGATCTGGTGATCGAACTCGTGGTTGATGAGGATGCTCTGGTGGACCGCGTGACGGGCCGCTTCACCTGCGCCAATTGCGGTGAGGGCTATCACGATCGCCACAAGCAGCCTGCCGTCGAAGGCGTGTGCGACAAATGCGGCTCCACCGAATTCAAGCGGCGGAAGGACGATACCGAAGAGACCGTGCGCACCCGCATGAAGGAATATCGCGCCAAGACCGCGCCGATCCTGCCGGTGTACGAACCGCGTGGTATCGTACACCGGGTGGACGGCATGGCGTCGATCGACGAAGTGACCTCTGCCATAGAGAAGGTCTTGGCTTCGGCCTGA
- the secY gene encoding preprotein translocase subunit SecY has translation MASRADNIASSLSFSNFSKATELKQRIWFTIGALIVFRFLSFVPLPGVNPMILETLYDQTRGGILDMFNMFSGGSLERMSLIALGVMPYITASIVVQLASSLHPSLMALKKEGEAGRKKLNQYTRYGTVFLCAIQGWFLASGLEAYAASSGLQAVVNPGIMFKVVAVINLVGGTMFLLWLGEQITARGIGNGVSLIIMAGIVAQFPTFTANLFEGGRSGSISSGLIIGLVIMLIVLILVICFFERAQRRLLIQYPKRATQRGGMQADRSHLPLKLNTAGVIPPIFASSLLLLPLTITQFAGNSIDTTSTGGSIIQTLNQYLAHGQPLYMLLYGLGIIFFCFFYTAVVFNPEDTAENLKKQGGFIPGIRPGKRTADYLDYVLSRITVVGAIYLTAVCVIPEWGIAQTGLPLFLGGTSLLIVVNVTVDTISQIQSHLLAHQYGDLIKKAKLKGRMR, from the coding sequence ATGGCTTCACGCGCCGATAATATCGCAAGCTCGCTCAGCTTTTCCAATTTCTCGAAAGCGACCGAGCTCAAGCAGCGCATCTGGTTCACCATCGGTGCACTGATCGTTTTCCGTTTCCTCAGCTTCGTGCCGCTGCCCGGCGTGAACCCGATGATCCTGGAAACCCTTTACGATCAGACGCGCGGCGGCATTCTCGACATGTTCAACATGTTCTCCGGCGGTTCGCTGGAGCGTATGAGCCTGATCGCGCTTGGCGTGATGCCCTATATTACGGCCTCGATCGTCGTGCAGCTCGCATCCTCGCTTCACCCCAGCCTTATGGCGTTGAAGAAGGAAGGCGAAGCAGGGCGCAAGAAGCTCAACCAGTACACGCGTTACGGCACGGTTTTCCTCTGCGCGATCCAGGGCTGGTTCCTCGCCTCCGGCCTTGAAGCCTACGCGGCTTCGAGCGGCCTCCAGGCTGTCGTAAACCCCGGCATCATGTTCAAGGTGGTGGCTGTCATCAACCTTGTTGGCGGCACTATGTTCCTGCTGTGGCTGGGTGAGCAGATCACCGCACGCGGCATCGGTAATGGCGTCTCGCTGATCATTATGGCGGGTATCGTCGCGCAGTTCCCGACCTTTACGGCAAACCTGTTTGAAGGCGGCCGTTCGGGCTCCATCAGCAGCGGGCTCATTATCGGCCTCGTGATCATGCTGATCGTCTTGATCCTCGTGATCTGTTTCTTCGAGCGTGCGCAACGTCGCCTGCTGATCCAGTATCCCAAGCGCGCCACGCAGCGCGGCGGGATGCAGGCAGACCGTTCGCACCTGCCGCTGAAGCTCAACACCGCAGGTGTGATTCCGCCGATTTTTGCCAGCTCGCTGCTGCTGCTGCCGCTGACGATCACGCAGTTCGCCGGTAATTCGATCGATACCACCAGCACCGGTGGCAGCATCATCCAGACGCTGAACCAGTATCTGGCACATGGGCAGCCGCTGTACATGCTGCTCTACGGTCTCGGCATTATCTTCTTCTGCTTCTTCTACACCGCTGTCGTCTTCAATCCGGAAGACACCGCCGAAAATCTGAAGAAGCAGGGTGGCTTTATTCCGGGTATCCGCCCGGGCAAGCGTACCGCCGATTATCTCGACTATGTGCTCAGCCGCATCACCGTGGTTGGCGCGATCTACCTGACAGCAGTCTGCGTTATTCCGGAATGGGGTATCGCCCAGACCGGCCTGCCGCTGTTCCTTGGCGGCACCAGCCTGCTGATTGTGGTGAACGTGACGGTCGATACAATCAGCCAGATCCAGTCCCACCTCCTTGCCCACCAATATGGTGATCTAATCAAGAAGGCTAAGTTGAAGGGACGGATGCGCTAG
- the rplO gene encoding 50S ribosomal protein L15 produces the protein MKLNEIRDNEGARKERTRVGRGIGSGKGKTAGRGQKGQKSRSGVAIKGFEGGQMPLHMRLPKRGFNNPFGKDYAEVNLGQVQRLVDEKKLDAKGAIDHEALKAAGVARGGKDGVRLLGKGEFSAKLTFRVAGASKGAVAAVEKAGGKVEVIDKGKPEHEKKAERREANKAKKAG, from the coding sequence ATGAAACTCAACGAAATCCGTGACAACGAAGGCGCCCGCAAGGAGCGCACCCGCGTCGGCCGTGGCATCGGTTCGGGCAAGGGCAAGACCGCAGGTCGTGGCCAGAAGGGCCAGAAGAGCCGTTCGGGCGTTGCCATCAAGGGCTTCGAAGGCGGCCAGATGCCGCTTCACATGCGTCTTCCGAAGCGTGGCTTCAACAATCCGTTCGGCAAGGACTATGCCGAGGTCAACCTTGGCCAGGTCCAGCGCCTTGTCGACGAGAAGAAGCTCGACGCCAAGGGCGCCATCGATCACGAAGCGCTGAAGGCTGCTGGCGTTGCTCGTGGCGGCAAGGACGGCGTTCGTCTTCTGGGCAAGGGTGAATTCTCTGCCAAGCTGACTTTCAGGGTTGCCGGCGCATCCAAGGGTGCTGTTGCTGCGGTCGAAAAGGCTGGCGGCAAGGTCGAGGTGATCGACAAGGGCAAGCCCGAGCACGAAAAGAAGGCCGAGCGTCGCGAGGCCAACAAGGCTAAGAAAGCCGGATAA
- the rpmD gene encoding 50S ribosomal protein L30, translating to MAAKKTIKIKQIGSPIRRPENQRKILIGLGLNKMHKVVELQDTPEVRGAIKKVPHMVEIVEG from the coding sequence ATGGCTGCCAAGAAAACCATTAAGATCAAGCAGATCGGTTCGCCGATCCGCCGTCCTGAAAACCAGCGCAAGATCCTGATCGGCCTCGGGCTGAACAAGATGCACAAGGTTGTTGAACTGCAGGACACCCCGGAAGTGCGCGGTGCCATCAAGAAGGTGCCGCACATGGTGGAGATCGTTGAGGGCTAA
- the rpsE gene encoding 30S ribosomal protein S5, giving the protein MMADETKNEETKADTVKETPEVAAAKAAAQVEENIDGSTPTPSVTGESEAAANQSAAQGAEGRPRQRGGRGGRDDNRGGGRGRGRGRDDRRGGRGDDDGEELIEKLVHINRVAKVVKGGKRFGFAALVVVGDGKGRVGFGHGKAREVPEAINKATAAAKKKMIRVPLKEGRTLHHDGKGHFGAGRVVVRSAPPGTGIIAGGPMRAVFEALGVADVVTKSVGTSNPYNMIRATFDGLTNQSSPKAVAQRRGKKVADLLGRGGASEAEAQADAEAIAE; this is encoded by the coding sequence ATGATGGCTGACGAAACCAAAAACGAAGAAACCAAGGCGGATACCGTCAAGGAAACGCCGGAAGTGGCCGCTGCCAAGGCTGCTGCTCAAGTCGAGGAAAACATCGACGGCTCCACCCCGACGCCTAGCGTTACGGGTGAAAGCGAAGCTGCTGCCAACCAGTCGGCTGCCCAGGGCGCCGAAGGCCGTCCGCGTCAGCGCGGTGGCCGCGGTGGACGTGATGACAACCGTGGCGGTGGCCGCGGTCGTGGTCGCGGTCGTGACGATCGCCGTGGCGGTCGCGGCGATGATGATGGCGAAGAGCTGATTGAAAAGCTCGTCCACATCAACCGCGTTGCCAAGGTGGTGAAGGGCGGTAAGCGCTTCGGTTTTGCTGCACTGGTTGTGGTTGGTGACGGCAAGGGCCGCGTCGGCTTCGGCCACGGCAAGGCTCGCGAAGTACCGGAAGCCATCAACAAGGCGACTGCTGCTGCCAAGAAGAAGATGATCCGCGTTCCGCTGAAGGAAGGCCGCACGCTGCACCATGATGGCAAGGGCCACTTCGGCGCAGGCCGCGTGGTCGTTCGCTCGGCACCTCCGGGTACCGGTATCATCGCCGGTGGTCCGATGCGTGCCGTGTTCGAAGCGCTCGGCGTGGCAGACGTGGTGACCAAGTCGGTCGGTACGTCGAACCCCTACAACATGATCCGCGCCACATTCGATGGCCTGACCAACCAGTCTTCGCCGAAGGCTGTGGCTCAGCGTCGCGGCAAGAAGGTTGCAGACCTTCTCGGCCGTGGTGGTGCGAGCGAAGCCGAGGCCCAGGCCGACGCTGAAGCTATCGCGGAGTAA
- the rplR gene encoding 50S ribosomal protein L18, which translates to MAKLSLFERRRRRVRTALRKRSGDKPRLSVHRTGKHIYAQIIDDKDGKTVAAANTLGEKSSGANVDAAAKVGKDIAAAAKKAGVTTVVFDRGGFLFHGRVKALADAAREGGLEF; encoded by the coding sequence ATGGCAAAGCTCTCTCTCTTTGAACGTCGTCGCCGCCGCGTGCGGACCGCGCTCCGCAAGCGTTCGGGCGACAAGCCGCGTTTGTCCGTGCACCGCACCGGCAAGCACATCTATGCGCAGATCATCGATGACAAGGACGGCAAGACCGTCGCCGCAGCCAACACGCTGGGCGAAAAGTCTTCGGGTGCCAATGTCGATGCCGCTGCCAAGGTGGGCAAGGACATCGCCGCCGCCGCCAAGAAGGCTGGCGTGACCACTGTCGTGTTCGATCGCGGCGGGTTCCTGTTCCATGGCCGCGTAAAAGCGCTGGCCGATGCCGCTCGCGAAGGCGGGCTGGAGTTCTGA